ACAGTCACTTGAACCTATTGAGATCActcctgcaggctgctggtgaggTGATGCGCGATGGTCCTCTGGTAGTCCTCGGAGGGGTTTGTGTGTTCTGTCACTTCCGGGTGCTCGTAGCTGCGGAAGTAATGGCCTCCCATCTGCTGGGCGTAGTACAGGAGCTGCCTGGCAAACAGTGGCTCCACCTGAGGGCCCGGGAAGGTCACACGGGTCAGTTTAAACATGGTCCCGCATTGAAGGTTCCTCTGATCTGACACTTTTATTTGAAAAGTGGAACCACTGTCTTGAGTGTTGAAAGATGCAATATGTAACATGTGACCAGATGCTCCACATGAAGAGGATTAATAGCATGTCGGAATTCCATTTGTGAATGCATCATGATTATCAAGCTTTTATTAAATTTTTATAAACGTCTTCAAAAATAGTATTTTTGCTTGAAATTGCGATCCCTACTCTACACAATCAGAATTTACACTCATGTTATTTAAGCAATTACACCCCTAACCGCAGGGAGAAATAAACTAAATGGGATTTAAACTTACATTGCTCCATCATACTCACACATGAGCATATTTGAGAATGGATTCTATATTGTTATATAGTAACAGCTGTGCAGAACTGTGTTTGTGATCTTCTCGGGTTGAAACCCAGCCATAGCCAAATAGCCGATTTTTTCACAGCAATGTTTAATAATCCTCATAATCCAATTTATGTGCtcatttttttgccttttgaatCACTGTTAAAAATGCCCAAACAAATATGGGCTGTAACCGGGGCAGTGCCTTATCCCTTGGAGACTGAAACTGAACGTCCGGTTTTAAACCCTTCGGACCATGACGGTCGCAGCTTCTAAACTTTCAAATCCTACGTTTCAAACCACATTTAAAAGGGAACGAAAGAGACGGGTGTGTGCATGGCAGCGCTATGAGGAGATACGAGGCAGGGCTCCAGGAACAGGACTAGTAGATGTGTGTGGACAGTCACCTGGACAGTGAGGGTCcgtctttgtctctgcaggtccaGACACTCGTCTCCAAAGTTCAACAGGATCTGGAAACGAGGCGGCGGCCGACCGTGGAGCCCGTAACTCTGGATCTCTGAAAAGTCAAGGAAACGGATGAGATCACTGGGTTGTGAGCGCTGTGATGTGAAGCGCACACAAGACGGGTGGATTCAAATGAATTCAGGAGGGTTTCTCTTGAAGTTGCATGACCTTTGGGGTGATTCGAATGGAAAGTCCGGCTCACAAACTGTATGCAAATCCAATTAGCTGTCAGACCTTCACACAGCTGGCTTAGCGTGTGGGCGAGGTTACATGTCATCTAGCTGACTGATGTGGCCACCAAGAAGTCGTGTGACTGATTCTTGAGATCCTTCTTTAAGGGGTTTGTCGATCACACTTGTTGTGGTTGAGACAAAGTGATACggaccactggggggggggatttgtttcATATCCAACGCGACTTACGGTAAATGAGCTGTAGCTGTTCCTCAAAGACGGAAACGCAGAACGTTACGCTTAGCTAACTAAGTGTAGTCTTAGTCTTTATGTACTGTTTTACCATTAAATAAAAGCTTCACAGCTACAAATCTGATATtacagattagattagattagagaTTTAGAAGAACaacaatttccccttttctggaGGTATTTTAGAAATCTTCACAGACAGATATTTTCAGTGCAGTTTTACTAAAAGAATATGAGTCACTTCCGGCTCCGCCTGCGTTTGCTGAAAAGATGAAATTTGTGTGTGAGGCTACTTTGGCTCCTATAACTGGGTAGCCAAAATCATTTGGTGAAAAATGCATTGTGTACATCGGCGCTTATATTGAAGAAAAGTAATCTACAAACATATATACAATCATCAGTTATTATCATTCATAAAAAATTGATATATCTTTGGACGTGCATGGTTTTATTGCAGATGTCTTCTATGGTTTTAGGATTAAACAGTTTTGAAGTCTCGAAAGCAAATCTCCCAATGAAGTGATGATAACCTCATCTCACCTGTCAGGTAGTCCTGTGTGTGCAGCAGTTTACAGGTGACCTCTCTCTCCAGTTTGTTGGGCTTGTCTCCATACTGGGACAGCCCCCCCTGCCAGTACACCCTGCCCTGACACAGCCTCCGAGCGTAGAGTCCGTCCGGGCCCATCCACAGTAACACTCCCCTCTCCAGGGTGGACGGGGGACTCGGGGGACACTCCTCTGGCCTCCTCGGGGGGGAGAGACTGTCCACAGGCAGGGGGACCACCTCGGGACCTCCGGGAGGCAGGTAGTGCTTCTCCTCTGGGGAGCAGGGAGTGATGTGGCAACCCTCCGGACTGGAGGTGGTCACCTCCCTCACCAGAGTGTCCCGGAGATATACAGAAACATGCAGGCGGAAGTCTAATGGGAGgagaagaggtcaaaggttaaagtCCCGGTAATCTTTCCTCATGTCTCTCAGGGTGGTGTTGGCGGCTGTCGAGCCGAATGGCGCCTGTAAAACTTTCTGCAATGTCAAATATTTCAGAAActaatcaggtttcaaaatttTAAAGGATTTGTCTAAAAGGAAGTGTCCACTGTGATATTATGACTCCAATATCTCCCAAACTATATGGATTCTTTAGAGCAAGGCAGACAGTTACTGGTTATTACTCTTGAACATGTTAAATGTACCTGCTGAAAGGGCTTCACTCGCCTTAAGCTGAGGTTGTAAGAgcaagaaactttttttttcgcCTATCAACTAATTTGCCTGTGGCCCACTGGACCGTGAGGACCGCTTCCCTCCGGCCAGCGGCAGGAAACTGTGAACTGAGCAAATTCGAATGACTTGGCTCTCTGCGTTTGAGGGAGGATGTGGCAAGATTTGGCTTCAAACTACGACATGTTATGTCTATTTTAATTATCCTGTGTTTTCTATCAATAGCTAGAAagcatttctattttctatgtCACAGAAGTTTGACCGCCCCATTAAGCACAAAGGCTCATCTATAGTATTTTCTTAGTGCCATCCCTCAAAGTTCCCTTAAAGCGCCATTACTTAATATCACAGCCACCACAAATCCACCACCCATCCCGGGCTTGGGTGCAGAGGCAGTTAACGTAGCGCGCGCATCGACAAGTGAACCACGTAACGAAATGAATGGGTGATGTTTTGACCTTCCATTGCAAGCCATCCTCttcagagagaagagaagtgAAATGAGGGCGTTTACCTGAGAGCGCCTCGGCCGATCTGATGGCGTCCAGCGTGAATGGCGAGGGCTGACTGTCAGCTGGGCCGTACGAGTAAATGGAGGCTCTGAGTTGATACCCTGCACACACGGAGGAACAGACAGGAGCGTCACACGAGCACCGAAAGGAGCCGCGTGAGATGCGAAATGCTGGTAATGGAGCGCCGAGGGCCGTACCGTTCTCCATGGGCTGGCCCTGCCATggcaggctgcggggggggcagtgagtgaAGGGCAGCTCGGGCAGGGAGGCCGGCTCCGGGCCGAAATCTCTCCATCCGCACTCGGGCGTGGGCACGTACTGTGGTatctgcagacagacacacagacagttaaCTCCTTCTGACTGGATTGTGCTGGCTCCCGCTTCCAAGTTAATTTCGTTGCGCTTATTTTATTTTCGGGACTGGAAAGTATATTCAAagttgagcaaaaaaaaaagtaaacatgaTGCAAAGTTTTGACAAAGTGAAGTTAAAAAGTAAAGGAATTTATTCTCTTGTCGACCAGAATGATATTCCTTAAAGTAGTACAGCTCTGGTCAACAACTTTCAAATATTGTTTGGAGCCAAGATGGACAAAAATATGATATTAAGATTTAAAAGCATACCGACAAAAGTATTCCTATAATCTTGGGAATTTCCCTGGCATAAATAAACACTCAATAACACCCgttattgaaatgtttttttaaatgatttgcatCACCAGTGATTCATTTTAACTTAACCACGGATAAGTAAGATAccatctttctttctgtgtgagGAGGTTCTTGCCCTCATCCACTGTTTCTATCGCACAGCACTCAATCACCTGTGGCTGGAGTGCAGGATACGGGGAGTGCACCTGATAGCTTATTGGACTCAGAGGACTGTCCTCCTGTCTGGGTCCTGAATGGGGAGACAGAAGAGACCAAACGTAAGCACATACAGAACTCGGCAGAGAAAAGAAGTCCACATGGTGACATCATGCACCGTGACCTTCACTGGTGGTTTGGCTTCTTAACTCTTCAAAGATGTATTACTGCACTGAGAAGTCAGTGACCTTTATTGATCTCTGAGGAGAATTTCCAACTTCCTAACTTTCTTTTGGTTTCATCAGACAATCGGGACCACATTCAAacttacatttttaacaaaaaggtCACTGTGGTTAAAATCAAGCTGTGGCAAAAAACCAACGGTTTGTTATAGAAGCTGCATTGTTTGATATGTCACGTGTTTGAGGTGGGACTGACTTTTCTTGGCACCCTCGGGGATAATGCGGTACACTTTGTACGGGTCGGAGATGTCCAGCTGGCTTCTGTCCACAAGCTCCTCAAAGTCATTGCTCTTGTTGAGCGCGCAGCGGAGGCGGGTCTTCCAGGTCGGAGGGTCCGGCTTGTCGATCCCCTCCCGAAACTTGCCTTTAAACAGCGCCCAGGCCTGCAGACAGACAATCCGTGAAACTtattggaaatatatatatatatatattatgtatatagTATGTACTATATAGACATACTTGCTACATAGAGTTTGGTCCGAGAGGATGAGACAAACAGTTGTCAGAAACAATAggtgtatatatttaaattattttttatattttaaattacattattttaatttatttctttaatgtGTCTGGATGAGAAGATATCCTGTTTTCATATCAATAACGCTGAACTACTTATCCTCGACTTTCGAAAGAAAgtcatatttgtactttttctgACGTTCTATAGAACagtcaataatgaaaataatcatcACAGCCCTATTTGTataacacaaatacatatatgtatagtGTTTAATACAaaaccattacattacatagtATTACATCTCTCTTACATTTTTATGATTGGGAAACCCTATATCTTTGTGAACAACaggataataaaataattataatataacCAATATAACCGTCATAGTCAACCTCGACGATAAAAGCTTTTTTGagcagcttttcttttcagtttgtgcacttttattctgaaactTCTTTGTATTCTGTCTGAATTGACAGCGGGTATTTTACCTTGAAAAGCGCGGCATCCTCGTCGCGGTTGTAGTCCTGTTTCCCGGCGTGTTTCCACGGGATCCTGAAGATGCTCTTCTCGCCGTTCTCCCACACCAGACCGGGGTATTTGCCGCAGTCCACCTGCTCGATGAGCCACTGGCGCAGCTTTCCGTTCCCGCTGCTCCCGGAGCCTCCGTAATCCACCTCCGCGTGCATCTCCGCCCGGACTCACGCGCGCGACCACTGCGCGGGCTTTCAGCGCGAGCTTTGAACACCGCTGCGAGTTGTACGCCGAGAGGGAAGAGTCCGCTCCGTGAAGCTCAAGTGACTTGGCCGCGGAAACAGCGTGTGGAGTGTGAGGTCACCTGTGGCGCGCGAGACAGAGTCAGGGAGCCCTCAGCACCCCGGGGGGGGACGCGCTTAAATCCTCCGCCCTACAGCGAGAAGCGGGcgggcggaagggggggggggggcggagacacGGAGCCGGGGATGCTGAGGAGGACGcacctgctgcctctctctctctctctctctctctctttgcctctctccccctccctcccccctgggGAAACCCTGCCGTCGTCGGCCGAAAAGTGTCACACGCCCGCACACGTGGAAAATAATGACGGTACGAAGACGAAAACAATTCTTTGAAATGATAAAGCTTTACGAAAAGTAAAGAAGCGAGCCGCAGACAAGACGCGTGCAATCCTTCAGATTAAAACAAACTGTCCCTTTTGTACAAGTCCGGTAAAataatccatttaaaaaaaaaatcatgtccATCGTTTCAAAACTTTTTTCGCAATGCTGGCTAACGTCCGTTATCTTTGTAAAGAGTATTGTTAATATGCTGGCATTACAATCAAGTATCTTTACATTTCTCCCACTACTGACCAGTTAAGACCAGTGGCTCATGGCTTGCAATTCCTAAAATTCACACTACAAACTACACTGATCTAAATAAGCACctaaataaagaatgttcaCTTGATGAATTAAACTGtatgttgatgtttttattcaataaatgcaAATTCAAATGTGTACATTATTATAATCTGGAGCCTAAATAAAAGGTGTGAATCATTAACTCCACAAACTCAAGTTTGGCTTTTTACTTAAACCTTCTTATAATTGACAATCTCATTTAAATCCCACACACTGTATTTTACAACaccaaagaaaaaagggatAAAAAATGTGATTAGAAAAACAATATTACTTCTAAAGCCGTTTCACTGGAAGACACATCATTGCCCTGTTTGCACACTGCATGAAGAAAAGGGTCATTtcaagaagaagaggacacaTCATAGCGTGAGCTTGTGTACATATTTCATATGCATGTCCTTCTGCATGTCATGCTTGGCCGCCCTTGCATGTTGTTTTGACAGTTAGAGGACATGACATGACGAAGGGGACTGATATGACAACATTGAAaaatccccaccccccccttcaaaatctcacacatgacttttttttgccattctGCAAACTTTAAGTTATCGTATTGATACACAGCGTTCGTCTTTTCTCTGCAGGACCGCCAACGGAGGCGGCGGTCTGGTCCAGGTGGGTTCAATGTTCTGAGAGAAGCCCGTCCCTCCTTCAGCTAGTTGAGTTCAAAGAAGACAAGCTCCTATTAGGAGACATTGCTTCAGGTGCCACCTGCCCCGAGGGCAGGAGAGATGCTGGTTGTTATGGGAACATTGCTGCTGGATTTCTGGGTTAAAAGGTTTTTCACCTCCTCATCATCGTCGATCGAGTTCTTCCCGTACCGGTCCTCCCACCAGGCCCGATACTGGAGGGGGAGAGCAGAACAGGCGTAAGAGTGAGTCAGATGACTCCATGAGTGCTGAGGCTGAATCGAAGTGATGGAGTGAGACAAGGCAGACAAATCCCACCTGGGCTCAGTGATGTGTAAGTACACAGTGACATCACCGGCGGGAGAAGTTTTAGGTGCACACATCTGACCACAACCAACTGGTTCTGATCAGAAGTGTGCATGGAGCGCCACTGTTAGCCAATGAGTGACAGCGCACGCCCCATATGCTGTGTGCCTAACGTCCACAAGTGTGAGCGCGGAGCCGGGA
This is a stretch of genomic DNA from Pungitius pungitius chromosome 7, fPunPun2.1, whole genome shotgun sequence. It encodes these proteins:
- the LOC119217102 gene encoding interferon regulatory factor 4-like isoform X1, with translation MHAEVDYGGSGSSGNGKLRQWLIEQVDCGKYPGLVWENGEKSIFRIPWKHAGKQDYNRDEDAALFKAWALFKGKFREGIDKPDPPTWKTRLRCALNKSNDFEELVDRSQLDISDPYKVYRIIPEGAKKRPRQEDSPLSPISYQVHSPYPALQPQIPQYVPTPECGWRDFGPEPASLPELPFTHCPPRSLPWQGQPMENGTALGAPLPAFRISRGSFRCSCDAPVCSSVCAGYQLRASIYSYGPADSQPSPFTLDAIRSAEALSDFRLHVSVYLRDTLVREVTTSSPEGCHITPCSPEEKHYLPPGGPEVVPLPVDSLSPPRRPEECPPSPPSTLERGVLLWMGPDGLYARRLCQGRVYWQGGLSQYGDKPNKLEREVTCKLLHTQDYLTEIQSYGLHGRPPPRFQILLNFGDECLDLQRQRRTLTVQVEPLFARQLLYYAQQMGGHYFRSYEHPEVTEHTNPSEDYQRTIAHHLTSSLQE
- the LOC119217102 gene encoding interferon regulatory factor 4-like isoform X2 — protein: MHAEVDYGGSGSSGNGKLRQWLIEQVDCGKYPGLVWENGEKSIFRIPWKHAGKQDYNRDEDAALFKAWALFKGKFREGIDKPDPPTWKTRLRCALNKSNDFEELVDRSQLDISDPYKVYRIIPEGAKKRPRQEDSPLSPISYQVHSPYPALQPQIPQYVPTPECGWRDFGPEPASLPELPFTHCPPRSLPWQGQPMENGYQLRASIYSYGPADSQPSPFTLDAIRSAEALSDFRLHVSVYLRDTLVREVTTSSPEGCHITPCSPEEKHYLPPGGPEVVPLPVDSLSPPRRPEECPPSPPSTLERGVLLWMGPDGLYARRLCQGRVYWQGGLSQYGDKPNKLEREVTCKLLHTQDYLTEIQSYGLHGRPPPRFQILLNFGDECLDLQRQRRTLTVQVEPLFARQLLYYAQQMGGHYFRSYEHPEVTEHTNPSEDYQRTIAHHLTSSLQE